One region of Peribacillus simplex genomic DNA includes:
- a CDS encoding amidohydrolase/deacetylase family metallohydrolase, translating to MTGSLILKNVKMLDGNAADIILENGMIKEIALPGTASGDEIIDYDHKVFVSSGWIDMHVHAFPEFDPYGDKVDEIGYKTGVTTVIDAGSTGADRISDLVNSCENSKTNVFAFLNISRIGLKRIDELSDISWLDEGELRNAISKYGDFVVGLKARISKSVVGLNGIEPLKVARKFSAETGLPLMVHIGSGPPDIKEVLELLEEKDIITHFLNGKANNLFDEREESLPEFSKAIERGVHLDVGHGTASFSFKTAEMAKKRGIHFNTISTDIYRKNRENGPVFNMANVLTKFLYLGYPLKEVIEAVTVNAAAWLHKPELGRISAGDIANLTLFSIKNEPTLLIDSEGEKRMAEKRVAVKGVVINGEFIEC from the coding sequence ATGACAGGTAGTTTAATTCTGAAAAATGTAAAGATGTTAGACGGAAATGCAGCAGATATCATACTGGAAAATGGAATGATTAAAGAAATCGCTTTGCCCGGAACTGCATCTGGAGATGAAATAATAGATTATGATCACAAAGTTTTTGTTTCCAGCGGATGGATTGATATGCATGTACATGCATTCCCGGAATTCGATCCTTATGGTGATAAGGTTGATGAGATTGGATATAAAACTGGTGTAACAACGGTCATTGATGCGGGAAGCACGGGGGCAGATAGGATATCTGATCTCGTTAACAGCTGTGAAAATTCCAAAACAAATGTTTTTGCCTTTCTGAATATTTCGCGGATTGGCTTGAAAAGGATTGATGAGTTATCGGATATTTCATGGCTGGACGAAGGGGAATTAAGGAATGCAATCTCCAAGTACGGGGATTTTGTCGTTGGACTTAAAGCGAGAATAAGTAAAAGTGTGGTTGGTCTAAATGGTATCGAGCCATTAAAAGTCGCTAGGAAGTTCTCGGCTGAAACTGGTTTACCATTAATGGTCCATATCGGTTCAGGGCCGCCTGATATTAAAGAAGTCCTTGAATTACTTGAGGAAAAGGACATTATTACACATTTCTTAAATGGTAAAGCGAATAATTTATTTGATGAAAGAGAAGAATCGCTGCCTGAGTTCAGTAAGGCGATTGAACGTGGTGTCCATTTGGATGTAGGTCATGGAACGGCAAGCTTTTCTTTTAAAACTGCAGAAATGGCGAAAAAGCGGGGAATACACTTCAATACGATCAGTACGGATATATATCGGAAAAACAGAGAGAATGGGCCAGTTTTTAATATGGCAAATGTGCTTACAAAATTTTTGTATCTGGGTTATCCATTAAAGGAAGTAATAGAAGCCGTTACGGTCAATGCAGCAGCTTGGTTGCATAAACCCGAGCTTGGCAGGATTTCAGCTGGGGATATTGCGAACTTAACCTTATTCTCGATTAAGAATGAGCCGACCCTTTTAATTGATTCCGAAGGAGAAAAACGGATGGCAGAAAAAAGAGTTGCCGTTAAAGGAGTGGTTATAAATGGAGAATTCATTGAATGCTAA
- the dagF gene encoding 2-dehydro-3-deoxy-phosphogluconate aldolase: protein MTNINKRLLNDRVALNVLANSVENAVEVFEAAEGHVLVGVLSKDYPTVEAGVTAMKEYGEAIDEAVSIGLGAGDNRQAAVVAEIAKYYPGSHINQVFPAVGATRANLGEKDSWINSLVSPTGKVGYVNISTGPVSAGASETAIVPIKAAIALVRDMGGNALKYFPMKGLKHEDEYRAVAKACGEEGFALEPTGGIDLNNFETILEIALEAKVPKVIPHVYSSIIDEETGKTNGEDVRKLLAITKKLVEKYA from the coding sequence ATGACAAACATAAACAAACGGTTATTGAATGATCGTGTAGCCTTAAATGTACTTGCAAATAGTGTAGAAAATGCAGTGGAAGTCTTTGAAGCAGCGGAAGGCCATGTATTGGTTGGTGTACTCTCAAAGGATTATCCAACTGTGGAAGCTGGTGTTACAGCAATGAAAGAATACGGGGAAGCCATTGATGAGGCCGTTTCAATAGGATTGGGCGCGGGCGATAATAGACAGGCAGCGGTTGTCGCAGAAATCGCAAAATACTATCCAGGCAGTCATATTAACCAGGTTTTTCCTGCTGTTGGTGCTACAAGGGCCAATTTAGGTGAGAAGGATAGCTGGATAAATTCACTTGTATCTCCAACTGGGAAAGTAGGTTATGTGAATATTTCCACTGGTCCAGTAAGTGCAGGTGCAAGTGAAACTGCCATTGTGCCTATCAAAGCTGCCATTGCGCTTGTACGCGATATGGGAGGAAATGCTTTGAAATACTTCCCGATGAAAGGCCTGAAGCATGAAGATGAATATCGTGCTGTGGCAAAAGCTTGTGGTGAAGAGGGATTTGCTTTGGAACCAACAGGTGGAATCGATTTAAATAATTTCGAGACCATACTAGAAATCGCATTAGAAGCAAAAGTGCCTAAAGTCATTCCACATGTATATTCTTCCATAATCGATGAAGAGACTGGAAAAACGAATGGGGAGGATGTACGGAAATTATTGGCCATAACAAAAAAATTGGTTGAAAAATATGCCTAA
- a CDS encoding MFS transporter: protein MMKRLLWISFFSYMLIAFTLVIMGAMLPEILAYYKQNYSNGGLLIFSQFMGFLFGVISMPLLVNKLGRRNVVILGLIMISFEVFAFFLPSWPFLFPLVWLAGFGAGLAEACIASIILVTFQGQQARAMSKLEVAFGLGALLIPFLSSLLISKGIWEYAFLVLGLSTFMITLGWKLLSFGEFEEILFKNINHNTSAKKESAHYTKKSFLIIIFSAMFFFCYGGSEVSIVHFFPSIFMEEWDIPNALATITVTIYWLAMVIGRALTGVISEKITYKFFLLLITIGGIVVLTLLALNENIWFAFFLCFLLGLFMAGMFAIALIITNQYFPGQTEKTTSILLAMNGLGGSLIPIMIGRSMDMYPSQISFWLLSSIMLVMLILIIGVQILGYNNKKVSIVEQEHRFIKK, encoded by the coding sequence TTGATGAAACGGTTGTTATGGATAAGTTTTTTCTCGTACATGTTAATTGCATTTACTTTAGTGATTATGGGCGCAATGCTTCCTGAGATTCTAGCTTATTATAAACAAAATTATAGTAATGGTGGATTACTTATTTTCAGTCAATTTATGGGTTTTTTATTCGGTGTAATTAGCATGCCTTTATTAGTAAATAAATTGGGAAGGAGAAATGTAGTAATTCTTGGTTTAATAATGATTAGTTTTGAAGTTTTTGCATTTTTTTTACCAAGTTGGCCGTTTCTTTTTCCGTTGGTTTGGTTAGCGGGATTTGGAGCAGGATTAGCCGAAGCTTGCATAGCTTCCATTATTTTGGTAACTTTTCAAGGCCAACAAGCCAGGGCAATGAGTAAACTTGAAGTCGCTTTCGGATTAGGGGCATTATTAATCCCCTTTTTATCTAGCTTACTCATAAGTAAAGGGATTTGGGAGTATGCTTTTTTAGTCTTAGGATTGAGTACCTTTATGATTACACTTGGTTGGAAATTACTATCTTTTGGTGAATTTGAAGAAATTCTTTTTAAAAATATTAACCATAATACATCCGCAAAAAAAGAGAGTGCTCATTATACTAAAAAATCATTTTTAATCATTATCTTTTCTGCAATGTTTTTTTTCTGTTATGGCGGAAGCGAAGTGTCTATTGTTCATTTTTTCCCTTCAATTTTTATGGAAGAGTGGGATATTCCTAATGCTCTTGCAACAATAACTGTAACTATTTACTGGTTGGCAATGGTAATAGGCCGTGCTTTAACTGGTGTAATTTCTGAGAAGATCACCTATAAATTTTTTTTACTTTTGATTACTATTGGAGGTATAGTCGTACTTACACTATTAGCTCTTAACGAAAATATTTGGTTTGCTTTCTTTCTATGTTTCTTATTGGGATTATTCATGGCAGGAATGTTTGCAATTGCTTTAATTATTACAAATCAGTATTTTCCTGGTCAAACAGAAAAAACAACTAGTATATTATTAGCTATGAATGGACTTGGTGGCTCATTAATTCCAATTATGATTGGACGAAGTATGGACATGTACCCGAGCCAAATCTCTTTTTGGTTATTATCTAGTATAATGTTAGTAATGTTAATTCTAATAATTGGAGTTCAAATTTTAGGATATAATAATAAAAAAGTGAGCATAGTAGAGCAGGAACATCGTTTTATAAAGAAGTGA
- a CDS encoding tyrosine-type recombinase/integrase, with product MKFRSSSVGPHTFRHAFAIISHLNGVDVYQIMKSLGHEQLSATEIYLEKVFAKERHAIHL from the coding sequence TTGAAGTTTCGTTCTTCTTCCGTTGGTCCACATACATTTAGGCATGCCTTTGCCATCATTTCTCATTTAAATGGAGTGGATGTTTATCAGATTATGAAGAGCCTTGGCCATGAGCAGCTCTCCGCTACAGAAATTTATTTGGAGAAGGTTTTTGCAAAAGAACGCCATGCGATTCATTTGTGA
- a CDS encoding MFS transporter, with protein MSAEQRKKIIILMINMFIAIGSFGIIIPILPAYLASINQGGTAAGLMIAIFAGAQLIFSPIAGKWTDQFGRRKMIIYGLVGLTLSMFIFYAVNSIWLLYASRIIGGIGAALLIPAIFAYVADITTFDQRAKGNSLVSAAMSLGIVVGPGIGGFLADFGLKFPFLISALVSLSAVVFSIFVLKESETAQVTQPMDAKSETMVQKIALSVKMPYFIPLIITLVMSFGLMAYESVIGLYLDNQFNSSPKDIAVMVTATGIVSVIVQLFVVDRIVRRFGEVNVLNIFISVAAIGFLLSLFASSYLIFFLISLIIFLSTSILRPVLNTLISKMAGNEQGFAMGMNNAYMSIGNVLGPTLAGMMYDVHITYPFMLGLFLLFITLMITMAWQKRSLHAKALS; from the coding sequence ATGTCCGCAGAGCAACGTAAAAAGATCATTATCCTAATGATCAATATGTTTATAGCAATAGGAAGTTTCGGTATCATCATTCCCATTTTACCAGCATACCTGGCCTCCATTAATCAAGGCGGTACCGCCGCTGGCCTAATGATTGCCATTTTCGCAGGTGCACAACTTATCTTTTCACCAATTGCCGGAAAATGGACAGACCAATTTGGGCGCAGAAAAATGATTATTTATGGGTTGGTCGGTTTGACATTATCCATGTTTATTTTTTATGCAGTCAATTCCATTTGGTTATTATATGCTTCGCGTATCATCGGCGGGATCGGTGCCGCATTGCTTATACCGGCAATATTTGCTTATGTAGCTGATATCACCACATTTGATCAGCGCGCTAAGGGCAATAGTTTAGTATCTGCCGCCATGTCCCTAGGTATTGTAGTCGGTCCGGGAATTGGAGGATTTCTAGCTGACTTTGGCTTGAAGTTTCCCTTTTTGATTTCTGCGCTTGTATCCCTGTCGGCAGTGGTATTTTCCATTTTTGTTTTAAAAGAAAGCGAAACGGCACAAGTTACTCAACCCATGGATGCAAAATCTGAAACGATGGTTCAGAAGATTGCCCTATCCGTGAAAATGCCCTATTTCATCCCACTCATCATTACACTTGTAATGAGCTTTGGTTTAATGGCATATGAGTCTGTAATTGGGCTTTATCTTGATAATCAATTCAATTCAAGTCCTAAGGACATCGCCGTAATGGTTACAGCCACAGGTATCGTCAGTGTAATTGTACAATTGTTTGTCGTCGACCGGATTGTACGCCGTTTTGGGGAAGTGAATGTGCTGAATATCTTTATCAGTGTTGCAGCCATCGGTTTCCTCCTATCACTTTTTGCTTCAAGCTACCTAATTTTCTTTTTAATCTCACTTATAATCTTCCTTTCCACCTCCATCTTACGTCCAGTTCTTAACACACTGATTTCCAAGATGGCAGGAAATGAGCAGGGCTTTGCGATGGGTATGAATAATGCGTATATGAGCATCGGAAATGTGCTCGGACCCACACTTGCCGGAATGATGTATGATGTGCACATTACCTATCCGTTCATGTTGGGCCTTTTCCTCTTATTCATCACTTTGATGATCACTATGGCTTGGCAAAAGCGATCTCTTCATGCAAAGGCATTATCCTAG
- the aiiA gene encoding quorum-quenching N-acyl homoserine lactonase AiiA, producing the protein MTVKKLYFLPAGRCMLDHSSVNSTLTPGKLLNLPVWCYLLETEEGLILVDTGMPESALNNENLFKGTFVEGQVLPKMNENDRIVNILKRAGYEPEDLLYIISSHLHFDHAGGNGVFTNTPIIVQRAEYEVALHREEYLKECILPNLNYKIIEGDYEVVPGVQLIYTPGHTPGHQSLLIETEKSGGPVLLTIDASYTKENFEDEVPFAGFDSDLALSSIKRLKDVVRKENPIIFFGHDMEQEKGCKVFPDYL; encoded by the coding sequence ATGACAGTAAAGAAGCTTTATTTCCTCCCAGCAGGTCGTTGTATGTTGGATCATTCTTCAGTTAATAGTACACTTACACCGGGTAAACTACTAAACTTACCTGTTTGGTGTTATCTTTTGGAGACAGAAGAGGGACTTATTTTAGTAGATACAGGTATGCCAGAAAGTGCTCTTAATAATGAGAATCTTTTTAAAGGTACATTTGTTGAAGGACAAGTTTTACCTAAAATGAATGAGAACGATAGAATCGTAAATATTTTAAAGCGTGCCGGATATGAGCCAGAAGATCTTCTTTATATCATTAGTTCTCACTTGCATTTTGATCATGCAGGAGGAAATGGCGTTTTTACAAATACACCAATTATTGTACAGCGTGCTGAATATGAGGTAGCACTCCACAGAGAGGAATATTTGAAAGAATGTATATTGCCGAATTTAAACTATAAAATCATTGAAGGGGATTATGAAGTAGTGCCAGGTGTGCAATTAATATATACACCGGGACATACGCCAGGGCATCAGTCATTATTAATTGAGACGGAAAAATCAGGAGGTCCAGTGTTGCTAACTATTGATGCATCATATACGAAAGAAAACTTTGAAGATGAAGTACCGTTTGCTGGATTTGATTCGGATTTAGCTTTATCTTCAATAAAACGTTTAAAAGATGTTGTTAGGAAAGAAAATCCGATTATTTTCTTTGGACATGATATGGAGCAAGAAAAGGGCTGTAAAGTGTTCCCAGATTATTTGTGA
- a CDS encoding MerR family transcriptional regulator, whose translation MVILVSGKKKWKTGELAKFTGLTIRTLRYYDQIELFSPSDYSESGYRLYNATDLSRLQQILILKDLGLTLEEIKSILADDTYNPIEVVTLQIERLRENIRVQQKLLKDLQNVSEILQTKETLTVLDFTNSIGMMKKSHENYFYGRQKNMERQFDRLGEFLSNHPSHQKRRK comes from the coding sequence GTGGTTATTTTAGTTTCAGGTAAGAAGAAATGGAAGACAGGGGAACTTGCAAAGTTCACAGGCTTAACGATTCGGACATTGCGGTATTATGACCAAATTGAATTGTTCTCACCATCAGACTATTCAGAATCAGGATATCGCCTGTATAACGCCACAGATCTTTCGCGGTTACAGCAAATTCTTATTCTAAAAGATTTAGGATTAACGCTCGAGGAAATTAAATCGATCCTGGCCGACGATACGTATAACCCTATTGAAGTGGTGACTCTTCAAATAGAACGTTTAAGAGAAAATATAAGAGTTCAACAGAAGCTGTTAAAAGATTTACAAAATGTATCTGAGATTTTGCAAACGAAAGAGACATTGACGGTTCTAGATTTTACAAATTCAATTGGAATGATGAAAAAAAGTCATGAAAATTATTTTTACGGGCGCCAAAAGAATATGGAGCGCCAATTTGATCGACTTGGCGAATTCCTTTCTAATCATCCGTCTCACCAAAAAAGGAGGAAGTGA
- a CDS encoding SRPBCC family protein, with protein MKKHFATHDTFVIEKVYNFTPEVVFAAWADPELKAKWFTVAEEFDFRVGGQEINHGGPPGGPVYTFKAHYQEIIPDHRIVYSYTMDLDETRISVSVATVEFKQIDEGTHLIFTEQGAFLDGHDTASVREHGTSILLDQLGEQLKNNQELRVSSGISKIINSPEPISDREIVNTRIFNVPREIMFKAFSDPKHLEKWWGPEGFTNTFHEFDMRPNGIWRFIMHGPNGVDYENKSIFSEIIEPEKIVIHHLGPIHEFLLTITFAEKEGKTELIWQMLHKSVNESEKVRSFCYEANEQNFDRLEAELTKMVSGLQH; from the coding sequence ATGAAAAAACACTTTGCAACACACGATACCTTTGTTATTGAAAAGGTGTATAATTTCACACCTGAAGTGGTATTCGCTGCATGGGCGGACCCAGAGCTTAAAGCAAAATGGTTCACTGTGGCGGAAGAGTTTGATTTTCGAGTGGGTGGACAAGAGATAAATCATGGCGGCCCTCCAGGAGGTCCTGTTTACACATTTAAGGCTCACTATCAGGAGATCATTCCTGACCACCGTATTGTCTATTCTTACACCATGGATCTCGATGAAACGCGGATTTCCGTTTCTGTAGCAACGGTCGAGTTTAAACAAATTGATGAAGGAACACACCTGATTTTTACCGAGCAAGGCGCATTCCTAGACGGACATGATACAGCTTCAGTTCGTGAGCACGGGACAAGTATTTTGCTGGATCAGCTTGGTGAACAGTTGAAAAATAATCAAGAGTTAAGAGTATCCTCTGGGATATCGAAGATTATTAACTCTCCTGAGCCAATCTCTGATCGTGAGATTGTCAACACACGTATCTTCAATGTGCCACGTGAAATCATGTTCAAAGCATTCAGTGACCCGAAACATTTGGAAAAATGGTGGGGACCCGAGGGCTTTACTAATACGTTTCATGAATTCGATATGCGACCAAACGGAATTTGGCGTTTCATTATGCATGGACCCAATGGTGTAGATTATGAGAATAAATCCATCTTTTCCGAAATAATTGAACCTGAAAAGATTGTTATCCACCATCTGGGGCCAATACATGAATTTTTATTAACCATTACATTTGCTGAGAAAGAAGGCAAAACCGAACTTATATGGCAAATGCTACACAAATCAGTTAATGAATCTGAAAAAGTGAGGAGTTTCTGTTACGAAGCTAATGAACAGAACTTTGATCGACTTGAGGCGGAACTGACTAAAATGGTTAGCGGATTGCAACACTAA
- a CDS encoding MarR family winged helix-turn-helix transcriptional regulator, whose product MHSGELYNLHIEIKELSSLSQELVEPLLVKYDLTSVQYRALQLIVFNESMAVKYVSNHLKIKPAAGTALIDRLERKKLIERVHSEDDRRVVFIQSTESGRETYHSINKCFAKIFRDFYSVLNEEETERLKQIVGKLTEHVTSRIENKI is encoded by the coding sequence ATGCATTCAGGTGAATTGTACAATTTACATATAGAAATCAAAGAACTAAGCAGTCTCTCACAGGAATTGGTGGAACCGTTATTGGTTAAATATGATTTAACCTCAGTACAGTATCGGGCATTGCAATTAATAGTCTTCAATGAATCCATGGCCGTTAAGTATGTTTCGAATCATTTGAAGATCAAACCTGCAGCAGGAACTGCGCTAATTGACCGGCTCGAACGGAAGAAATTGATTGAGAGGGTACACAGTGAGGATGATCGGCGGGTCGTTTTTATCCAATCAACCGAAAGTGGAAGGGAAACCTATCATTCCATCAATAAGTGTTTCGCCAAAATCTTTCGTGACTTTTATAGCGTCTTAAATGAAGAGGAAACGGAACGGCTTAAACAAATAGTGGGAAAACTGACCGAACACGTGACATCTCGCATAGAGAATAAAATATAG
- a CDS encoding DgaE family pyridoxal phosphate-dependent ammonia lyase, whose translation MENSLNAKYGLKRVINASGRMSILGVSAPTDTVMDAMKKGGQNYVEISDLVDKSGQHIANLLHSEAAVVVNSASSGIALSVAAIVTEGNRRKSERLHQDLIQKNEIIMLKGHNVQYGAPVETMIYLGGGKLVEVGYANEGKAGHIADAINENTSAILYVKSHHAVQKNMISVEEAWDVAKMNNIPLIVDAAAEEDLEKYVQFSDLAIYSGSKAIEGPTSGIVAGRKKYIEWVKVQLHCIGRSMKVGKETSFGLLQALDEYFVKQDNSEKEKASLQVLKTLDSIDGVKVTIVQDEAGRAIYRARISIDSLITETTAKEVNEQLRNGEIAIYTRDYGIRQGFFDIDPRPLQGDDIHVIEAQLRTILGGKQG comes from the coding sequence ATGGAGAATTCATTGAATGCTAAATACGGTTTGAAAAGAGTCATCAATGCAAGCGGAAGAATGAGCATATTGGGGGTTTCTGCCCCAACTGACACAGTGATGGATGCGATGAAAAAAGGGGGGCAAAATTATGTTGAGATTTCTGATTTAGTCGATAAGTCAGGCCAGCATATAGCGAATTTGCTTCATTCTGAAGCAGCTGTCGTCGTAAACTCAGCATCAAGTGGAATTGCGCTTTCAGTAGCGGCGATCGTTACTGAAGGAAATAGAAGGAAAAGCGAAAGGCTTCATCAAGATCTCATTCAAAAGAATGAAATCATCATGCTGAAAGGTCATAACGTACAGTATGGTGCACCGGTTGAAACCATGATTTACCTGGGTGGCGGAAAATTGGTTGAAGTTGGGTATGCAAACGAAGGGAAGGCAGGACATATTGCGGATGCCATAAATGAAAATACCTCCGCCATTTTATACGTGAAATCGCATCATGCTGTTCAGAAAAATATGATATCAGTCGAAGAAGCATGGGATGTGGCCAAAATGAATAATATCCCTCTGATTGTCGATGCAGCAGCGGAGGAGGATTTAGAAAAATATGTACAATTCTCTGACTTGGCGATATATAGTGGATCAAAAGCCATTGAAGGACCCACATCCGGTATCGTTGCGGGCAGAAAAAAATATATCGAATGGGTAAAGGTTCAATTGCACTGCATCGGCAGGAGCATGAAGGTCGGTAAGGAAACCAGCTTTGGGCTGCTTCAGGCATTGGATGAGTATTTTGTCAAACAGGATAATAGTGAAAAAGAGAAAGCTAGTTTACAAGTTCTCAAAACACTTGACTCAATTGATGGCGTAAAAGTAACGATCGTTCAGGATGAAGCCGGACGTGCCATATATAGAGCACGTATTTCCATTGATTCTTTAATAACGGAAACAACGGCGAAGGAAGTGAACGAGCAGCTCAGAAATGGGGAAATCGCCATTTACACACGTGATTATGGGATACGGCAAGGCTTTTTCGATATAGACCCGCGTCCATTGCAAGGTGATGATATACATGTCATTGAAGCACAATTAAGAACCATATTAGGAGGAAAACAAGGATGA
- a CDS encoding IS3 family transposase (programmed frameshift) gives MERKNAGKKYNNEFKKTIVDLYHSGNSVRELSGEYGVSDVTIYKWVKEFTPIGLGNESMTPKELAAIQKENLRLKQEVEILKKGYGHIREKITETDLTEFIEENRNLYPVQRMCEVLEIPRSSHYQSLQLVVSNREQENKELMKQIHIIYLESKGRYGAPKIHQILLTKGFSLSLKRVQRLMSKASIRSITKKKYRPYPSKEKVIQLDNLLKRDFTTQTINEKWVADITYIHTLKDGWCYLASVLDLHSKKIVGYSFSRSMTTELVIKAFDNAHSSQKPSEGLVLHTDLGSQYTSSEFTQHTQNHHIKQSFSQKGCPYDNACIESFHAILKKEEVNHVQYLDYQTAKLAIFQFIEGWYNRKRIHSSLGYKTPQAIEDQIRNTA, from the exons TTGGAACGTAAGAATGCAGGTAAAAAATATAATAATGAATTCAAGAAGACTATTGTAGATCTTTATCACTCGGGTAATTCAGTAAGAGAATTAAGTGGCGAATATGGTGTATCAGACGTAACTATTTATAAATGGGTTAAAGAATTTACCCCTATCGGTTTAGGGAATGAGTCTATGACTCCGAAGGAATTAGCCGCCATACAGAAGGAAAACCTTCGGTTAAAGCAGGAAGTTGAAATCTTAAAAAAGG GCTATGGCCATATTCGCGAAAAAATAACCGAGACAGATCTTACCGAATTTATCGAGGAAAATAGGAATCTATACCCTGTACAGAGAATGTGTGAAGTATTAGAAATCCCAAGAAGCAGCCATTATCAGTCTCTTCAACTTGTCGTATCCAATCGCGAACAGGAAAACAAAGAACTAATGAAGCAAATTCATATCATTTACCTAGAAAGCAAGGGACGGTATGGTGCTCCTAAAATACATCAGATCCTATTAACCAAAGGATTTTCCCTCAGTCTAAAGCGTGTTCAACGCTTAATGAGCAAGGCGAGTATTCGTTCTATCACGAAGAAAAAATACCGTCCTTATCCATCTAAAGAAAAAGTTATTCAGTTAGATAATTTGCTTAAACGAGACTTTACCACCCAGACCATTAATGAGAAATGGGTAGCTGATATTACGTATATCCACACGTTAAAAGACGGATGGTGCTATTTAGCTTCTGTATTGGATCTTCATTCAAAGAAAATAGTAGGGTATTCCTTTTCACGTTCTATGACGACAGAACTGGTCATAAAAGCTTTCGATAACGCTCACTCTTCACAAAAGCCCTCGGAGGGCTTAGTTCTTCATACGGATCTTGGCTCACAATATACAAGCAGTGAGTTTACTCAACATACCCAGAATCATCATATTAAGCAATCCTTTAGTCAGAAAGGTTGCCCGTACGATAATGCCTGTATTGAATCCTTTCATGCGATATTAAAAAAGGAAGAAGTCAACCACGTCCAGTATCTAGATTACCAAACAGCTAAATTAGCGATATTCCAATTTATCGAAGGTTGGTATAACCGAAAAAGAATTCACAGCAGCTTAGGATATAAAACTCCACAAGCCATTGAAGACCAAATTAGAAATACAGCTTAA